One window from the genome of Cricetulus griseus strain 17A/GY chromosome 2, alternate assembly CriGri-PICRH-1.0, whole genome shotgun sequence encodes:
- the Rbm44 gene encoding RNA-binding protein 44, with product MNLKEKVHKGIPLEELPPLSMESKLLSAFSDFASRLMEEEACGLTGVNSEPGNQSVPDVDSSPSLQKTSSQVSFISDSSHPKQDKSPMSDDFKNSDINIDFTQLKLDDKEYKSVREVSEDWFDATERLTGVDFSGPQENEREHDEWNPKSPLESEMKNGELLRRSKGFLIHVGGLCPSVSEADLRTHFQKYQVSEISIDDSTNYRYASLAFAKNSNAKMAVKEMNGIEINGKSVNVRLVKIPGEHTPPLLSKTGNGSVNPLEKNPNKEGTLASSACRLSRARPRQLESEQDSEFPPLDQGIKKNCNQIESSRLLPETPVHFIPPNTLNLRSFTKIMKRLGELHPDISRDHIIEALQEVRINHKGFLNGLSINTIVKMTSSFLRNSASVRNK from the exons atgaacttgaaagaaaaagtCCACAAGGGCATACCACTGGAAGAGCTGCCCCCACTGTCAATGGAGTCCAAACTGTTATCTGCCTTCTCGGATTTTGCTTCCAGG CTAATGGAAGAAGAAGCATGTGG CCTTACAGGAGTGAATTCTGAGCCGGGTAATCAAAGTGTACCTGATGTTGACTCTTCTCCCAGCCTACAAAAGACGTCGTCCCAG GTGTCTTTTATATCTGACAGCAGTCATCCTAAACAAGATAAATCACCCATGAGTGATGACTTTAAAAATTCTGATATAAACATAGACTTTACCCAGCTGAAGCTTGATGATAAAG AATACAAAAGCGTTCGTGAAGTAAGTGAAGACTGGTTTGACGCAACGGAGAGGCTGACTGGAGTTGACTTCTCGGGAcctcaggaaaatgaaagagaacatgACGAATGGAACCCAAAGAGTCCATTAG aatcagaaatgaagaatGGTGAACTGCTTCGAAGAAGTAAAGGCTTTTTGATACATGTTGGTGGTCTTTGCCCCTCTGTATCTGAG gctGATTTAAGGACTCATTTCCAGAAATACCAAGTTTCTGAAATTTCAATTGATGATTCTACTAATTACAG ATATGCATCTCTTGCTTTTGCAAAAAATAGTAATGCCAAGATGGCTGTGAAGGAAATGAATGGTATAGAAATCAATGGAAAATCAGTGAACGTGAGGCTTGTGAAAATTCCTGGAGAACACACACCACCGCTTTTGTCCAAAACTGGGAATGGCAGTGTGAATCCTTTGGAGAAAAATCCCAACAAAGAAGGCACCTTGGCCTCTTCTGCTTGTAGACTGTCCAGAGCTAGACCAAGGCAGCTGGAGTCTGAGCAAGACAGTGAGTTTCCTCCCTTGGACCAG GGCATCAAGAAAAATTGTAACCAGATTGAATCTTCTCGGTTATTACCTGAGACACCTGTTCACTTCATACCTCCAAATACATTGAACCTTCGTAGCTTCACCAAGATCATGAAGAGACTGGGTGAGCTGCACCCAGATATCAGCAG AGACCACATCATCGAGGCTCTTCAGGAAGTAAGGATAAATCATAAAGGTTTTCTGAATGGTTTGTCCATCAACACCATTGTCAAAATGACTTCATCTTTTCTGAGAAATTCTGCTTCCGTTAGGAATAAATGA